One Thunnus thynnus chromosome 21, fThuThy2.1, whole genome shotgun sequence DNA segment encodes these proteins:
- the bmi1a gene encoding polycomb complex protein BMI-1-A, translating into MHRTTRIKITELNPHLMCVLCGGYFIDATTIIECLHSFCKMCIVRYLETSKYCPICDVQVHKTKPLLNIRSDKTLQDIVYKLVPGLFKNEMKRRRDFYADHPVDASNGSNEDRGEVADEDKRIITDDEIISLSIEFFDQSRLGGGAEEKQPKDQVANKRYLQCPAAMTVMHLRKFLRSKMDIPNTYQVEVMYEDEPLKDYYTLMDIAYIYTWRRNGPLPLKYQVRPNCKKMKVSHAQQEGQNSASRSGPESDSASDKAGSPTGAPSTSSSLPSPGTPAQSPHPQLPPHGPNNVNGTPAVAAPPAPGRAFTQFGSGGSKPRKVSLNGSSTSSG; encoded by the exons ATGCATCGGACAACCAGGATAAAGATCACTGAGCTCAACCCTCACCTAATGTGCGTCCTGTGCGGAGGATATTTCATAGACGCAACCACCATCATCGAATGTCTTCACTCAT TCTGCAAGATGTGCATTGTGCGCTATCTGGAAACCAGCAAATACTGTCCCATCTGTGATGTACAAGTGCATAAAACCAAGCCTCTGCTCAACATAAG GTCTGACAAAACTCTGCAGGACATCGTGTATAAACTGGTGCCTGGCCTCTTCAAAA ATGaaatgaagaggagaagagactTTTATGCCGACCACCCTGTAGACG CGTCTAATGGATCCAATGAAGATCGTGGCGAGGTGGCAGACGAAGACAAGAGAATTATTACAGATGATGAGATCATCAGCCTCTCTATTGAGTTTTTTGATCAGAGCAG ACTGGgaggtggagcagaggagaagcaGCCTAAAGATCAG GTGGCTAACAAAAGGTACCTTCAGTGTCCAGCAGCCATGACAGTCATGCATCTGCGGAAGTTTCTGCGCAGCAAAATGGACATCCCAAACACCTACCAG GTTGAAGTCATGTATGAAGACGAGCCTCTGAAAGATTACTACACGTTAATGGATATAGCATATATCTACACCTGGAGAAGG AACGGCCCGCTGCCGCTGAAGTACCAGGTCCGACCCAACTGTAAGAAGATGAAGGTGAGCCACGCGCAGCAGGAGGGCCAAAACAGCGCGAGCAGATCCGGTCCGGAGAGCGACTCTGCCAGCGACAAAGCCGGAAGTCCCACGGGGGCTCCGTCCACGTCCTCGTCGCTCCCGAGCCCGGGCACGCCGGCTCAGTCCCCTCACCCGCAGCTCCCACCACACGGCCCCAACAACGTGAACGGGACCCCGGCAGTCGCTGCACCACCGGCACCGGGACGCGCCTTCACCCAGTTCGGCAGCGGCGGCAGCAAACCCcggaaagtttctctgaacgGCTCGTCGACCTCCTCTGGATGA